One part of the Sus scrofa isolate TJ Tabasco breed Duroc chromosome 8, Sscrofa11.1, whole genome shotgun sequence genome encodes these proteins:
- the ADH1C gene encoding alcohol dehydrogenase 1C (class I), gamma polypeptide (The RefSeq protein has 7 substitutions compared to this genomic sequence): MSTAGKVIKCKAAVLWELEKPFSIEEVEVAPPKAYEVRIKMVATGICRSDDHVVHGSLVTPLPTILGHEAAGIVESIGEGVTTVKPGDKVIPLFVPQCGKCSVCKHPEANFCCKNDLTKPRGTLSDGTSRFTCKGKPILQFLGTSTFTQYTVVDEMSVAKIDAASPLEKVCLIGCGFSTGYGSAIKVAKVTQGSTCAVFGLGGVGLSVVMGCKAAGAARIIGVDINKDKFAKAKEVGATECINPQDYEKPIQEVLQEMSGGGVDFSFEAIGRIDTMISALLCCQKAYGVSVIVGVPPNSQNISINPMLLLNGRTWEGAIFGGFKSKDSVPKLVADFMAKKFSLGSLITHVLPFEKINEGFELLRSGKSIRTILTF; this comes from the exons ATGAGCACAGCAGGAAAA GTAATAAAATGCAAAGCAGCTGTGCTATGGGAGCTCGAGAAACCATTTTCCATTGAGGAGGTGGAGGTCGCACCCCCGAAGGCCTATGAAGTTCGTATtaag ATGGTGGCCACAGGAATCTGTCGCTCAGATGACCATGTGGTTCGTGGATCCTTGGTCACACCTCTTCCTATGATCCTAGGTCATGAGGCGGCTGGCATTGTGGAGAGCATTGGTGAGGGGGTGACTACGGTAAAACCAG GTGATAAAGTCATCCCACTCTTTGTTCCCCAGTGTGGAAAGTGCAGTGTTTGTAAACACCCTGAAGCCAACATTTGCTGCAAAAATGA TCTGACTAATCCTCGGGGGACCCTTAGTGATGGTACCAGCAGGTTCACCTGCAAAGGGAAGCCCATCTTGCAGTTTCTCGGCACCAGCACCTTCACCCAGTACACAGTGGTGGATGAGATGTCAGTGGCCAAGATCGATGCAGCCTCACCACTGGAGAAAGTCTGTCTGATTGGCTGTGGATTTTCTACTGGTTATGGGTCTGCAATCAAAGTTGCCAAG GTCACCCAGGGCTCCACCTGTGCCGTGTTCGGCCTCGGAGGAGTCGGCCTGTCTGTTGTCATGGGCTGTAAAGCAGCTGGAGCAGCCAGGATCATTGGAGTGGACATCAACAAAGACAAATTTGCAAAAGCCAAAGAGGTGGGTGCCACCGAGTGCATCAACCCTCAGGACTATGAGAAACCTATCCAGGAGGTGCTACAGGAAATGAGCGGTGGAGGCGTGGATTTTTCATTTGAAGTCATTGGGAGGATTGACACTATG ATTTCTGCCTTGCTGTGCTGTCAAAAAGCATACGGCGTAAGCGTCATTGTAGGAGTACCTCCTAATTCTCAAAATATCTCTATAAACCCCATGTTGCTATTGAATGGACGCACCTGGAAAGGAGCTATTTTTGGTG GCTTTAAAAGTAAAGATTCTGTCCCCAAACTTGTGGCTGATTTTATGGCTAAGAAGTTTTCACTGGATTCATTAATAACCCATGTTTTACCCTTTGAAAAAATCAATGAAGGATTTGAACTGCTTCGCTCAGGAAAGAG tatCCGTACTATCCTGACATTTTGA